From one Paenibacillus terrae HPL-003 genomic stretch:
- a CDS encoding aspartate carbamoyltransferase catalytic subunit, with the protein MITTASQLRERSLLGLKELSRNEIESILDRAHYWESQPEKLVPVLQSRFAANMFFENSTRTRFSFEMAEKRLGAQVLNFSAAASSVEKGESIYDTVRTLESMGIDAGVIRLKPAGVLQELAEKVSVPLVNAGDGNNEHPTQALLDLYTMRKTFGELKGLRVSIIGDILHSRVARSNLWALQKFGAQVSFCAPDNMQASDLAAHAPYVPMQEALQADVVMMLRVQLERHAEGMLRSADEYREKYGLTEERVANLKPGTIIMHPAPVNRNVEIDSEVVESEQSRIFPQMANGVPIRMAVMERAMKL; encoded by the coding sequence ATGATTACAACAGCCAGTCAACTTAGAGAACGTAGCCTGCTTGGATTAAAAGAACTTAGCCGAAATGAAATTGAGTCGATTCTGGATCGCGCTCATTATTGGGAATCACAGCCGGAAAAGCTGGTTCCAGTGCTGCAATCACGCTTTGCGGCCAACATGTTTTTTGAAAACAGCACCCGCACCCGCTTTTCTTTTGAAATGGCTGAAAAACGGTTAGGCGCTCAGGTTTTGAACTTTTCCGCTGCGGCCTCCAGTGTGGAAAAAGGGGAATCCATCTACGACACGGTACGCACGCTTGAATCCATGGGTATCGACGCAGGAGTCATCCGGCTGAAGCCAGCCGGAGTGCTGCAAGAGCTTGCTGAGAAGGTCAGTGTCCCATTGGTGAACGCCGGTGATGGCAACAACGAGCATCCAACGCAGGCGTTGCTGGACCTATACACGATGCGCAAGACTTTCGGTGAGCTAAAAGGCTTGCGGGTATCCATCATTGGAGACATTTTGCACAGCCGTGTGGCTCGCTCAAATCTGTGGGCCTTGCAGAAATTTGGAGCACAGGTTAGCTTCTGCGCGCCGGACAATATGCAGGCATCTGATCTTGCGGCGCACGCTCCTTATGTACCTATGCAAGAGGCATTACAGGCAGACGTGGTCATGATGCTTCGGGTACAGCTGGAACGGCACGCCGAAGGAATGCTGCGCTCAGCGGATGAGTATCGCGAGAAGTACGGCTTGACAGAGGAAAGAGTAGCCAACCTTAAACCCGGAACGATCATTATGCATCCGGCTCCAGTGAACCGGAATGTGGAAATCGACAGTGAAGTTGTGGAAAGCGAGCAATCACGGATTTTCCCGCAGATGGCAAACGGGGTTCCAATCCGCATGGCGGTTATGGAACGGGCCATGAAGCTGTAG
- the pyrR gene encoding bifunctional pyr operon transcriptional regulator/uracil phosphoribosyltransferase PyrR, with protein MSHETHVLMDEIAIRRALTRIAHEILEKNKGIEHCVLVGIRTRGVHLAQRLADKIAEIEGAPIPWGELDVTAYRDDRGNNAETKGNGKELLMNPADVSVHDKKVILFDDVLYTGRTIRAAMDALMHCGRPQMIQLAVLADRGHRELPIRPDYIGKNIPTSKSEEIVVALQETDGKDEVTINQNRGEQA; from the coding sequence ATGAGTCATGAAACACATGTACTGATGGATGAAATTGCGATTCGCCGGGCTTTGACACGGATTGCACATGAAATTTTGGAAAAAAACAAAGGCATTGAACATTGTGTGCTGGTAGGCATTCGAACACGAGGGGTTCATCTGGCGCAGCGTCTCGCTGATAAGATCGCTGAAATTGAAGGTGCTCCGATTCCATGGGGAGAGCTGGATGTCACAGCTTACCGCGATGACCGGGGCAACAATGCCGAAACCAAGGGAAATGGAAAAGAGCTTTTGATGAATCCCGCTGACGTATCGGTTCATGATAAGAAAGTCATTCTCTTTGACGATGTGCTGTACACAGGCCGTACCATTCGCGCGGCGATGGACGCATTGATGCACTGCGGACGACCGCAAATGATCCAGCTGGCAGTGCTGGCAGATCGCGGACACCGTGAGCTTCCGATTCGTCCAGATTACATCGGCAAGAACATCCCGACCTCCAAATCCGAGGAAATCGTAGTTGCGCTTCAGGAGACGGACGGTAAGGATGAAGTGACGATCAATCAGAACCGGGGGGAACAGGCATGA
- a CDS encoding RluA family pseudouridine synthase, translated as MKEVNENSEATGLSYEDELEGEFLEWTAESGDAKTRIDKYIAEEMKDVSRSQIQLWIVNGRVLVNGTAIKANYKLAEGDRISLSVPEPESVDIVPENIPLDVVYEDSDVIVINKQRGLVVHPAPGHSSGTLVNALMYHCHDLSGINGELRPGIVHRIDKDTSGLLMAAKNDQAHASLAAQLKDHSVTRKYIALVHGHLSHDQGTVDAPIGRDSGDRKLFTVTERNSKHAVTHFLVIERLGDYTLLELQLETGRTHQIRVHMKFIGHPLVGDPMYGRSKGVRMDGQALHAAVLGFKHPTTGEYMEFSRPIPPDMEDVLASLRSR; from the coding sequence ATGAAAGAAGTAAACGAAAACAGCGAAGCCACAGGTCTGTCCTATGAGGACGAACTGGAGGGTGAATTTCTGGAATGGACAGCGGAATCCGGGGATGCCAAAACGCGTATAGACAAATATATCGCCGAAGAAATGAAGGATGTGTCCCGTTCCCAGATTCAATTGTGGATCGTGAACGGTCGGGTGTTGGTGAACGGGACAGCGATCAAGGCGAATTACAAGCTGGCTGAAGGTGATCGAATTTCATTATCCGTACCTGAGCCGGAGAGTGTAGATATTGTACCGGAAAATATTCCGCTGGATGTTGTTTACGAGGATTCGGACGTCATTGTCATTAACAAGCAACGTGGTTTGGTTGTACACCCTGCACCGGGACACTCTTCGGGAACACTGGTCAACGCACTCATGTACCACTGTCATGATCTTTCCGGTATTAACGGAGAATTGCGTCCAGGTATCGTCCATCGTATTGATAAGGATACATCAGGACTGCTGATGGCGGCTAAAAATGATCAGGCTCACGCCTCGCTCGCAGCGCAGCTCAAGGACCACAGTGTCACTCGCAAATATATAGCGCTGGTTCACGGCCATCTAAGTCATGATCAGGGAACGGTAGATGCTCCCATCGGGCGTGATTCGGGGGATCGCAAATTGTTCACCGTGACAGAACGTAACAGCAAGCATGCAGTTACCCATTTTCTCGTGATTGAGCGTTTGGGGGATTATACCTTGCTGGAGCTTCAATTGGAAACAGGGCGCACGCATCAAATCCGTGTGCATATGAAATTTATTGGGCACCCGTTGGTTGGTGATCCGATGTATGGACGTAGCAAAGGGGTCCGTATGGACGGTCAGGCACTGCATGCCGCAGTATTGGGCTTTAAGCATCCCACGACTGGAGAGTATATGGAGTTCAGCAGACCGATTCCTCCCGATATGGAAGATGTACTAGCATCCTTACGCAGTCGGTAA
- the lspA gene encoding signal peptidase II, which produces MIYFGIALIIFLIDQGVKYLVATRMELYEQIPVIGNFFLITSHRNRGAAFGILEGQRWLFIVITIVIVIGIIWYLRKTVKTGQKLLPVALSLVLGGAVGNFLDRAISGEVVDFAQFNFGSYTFPIFNVADSAIVIGVALIILDTLLESRRNKGNGSDSIEGKS; this is translated from the coding sequence GTGATTTATTTTGGTATTGCGCTAATTATTTTTTTGATTGATCAGGGAGTCAAATATTTGGTGGCTACGCGCATGGAATTGTACGAGCAGATACCAGTCATCGGCAATTTCTTTCTAATCACGTCCCACCGTAACCGGGGAGCCGCTTTTGGGATTTTGGAAGGCCAGCGTTGGCTGTTTATCGTGATTACGATTGTGATAGTGATTGGTATCATATGGTATTTGCGGAAAACGGTTAAGACCGGGCAGAAATTGCTTCCAGTTGCATTAAGTTTGGTACTTGGAGGCGCGGTCGGTAACTTTTTGGATCGGGCTATTTCAGGGGAAGTGGTTGATTTTGCTCAATTCAATTTTGGAAGCTATACGTTTCCGATTTTTAATGTGGCAGATTCGGCGATTGTCATTGGTGTAGCACTGATTATTTTGGATACATTATTGGAATCGCGTCGGAACAAAGGTAATGGCAGTGATAGCATTGAAGGGAAGTCATAG
- a CDS encoding TraR/DksA C4-type zinc finger protein, whose translation MSPLTEQQLQGLRNELLERKKEIEHRLQDNDHYGLGDSQRDQTGELSPIDNHPGDLATETYERAKDISLLEHDEFQLERIESALMAMDKGTYGICAASGKPIPYERLLAVPYTIYCKEYSPETEVSNRRPVEEEFLAPAFGRTSLDEREDQNGFDGEDAWQIVESWGTSNTPAMAESGEIHSYDDMEIEANDDNMGFVEPYESFIATDIYGKNISVVRSSIYQRYLDDGEGEGLLEPDTHEDES comes from the coding sequence ATGTCCCCATTGACGGAGCAACAATTGCAGGGATTGCGTAACGAACTGCTGGAACGTAAAAAGGAGATTGAGCATCGTTTGCAGGACAACGATCATTATGGACTCGGCGATTCCCAACGCGATCAGACCGGCGAGCTTTCCCCTATTGATAATCATCCGGGTGATTTGGCTACCGAAACGTATGAGCGAGCCAAGGACATTTCCCTATTGGAGCACGACGAATTTCAATTAGAACGTATCGAATCAGCCTTAATGGCAATGGATAAGGGGACGTATGGCATTTGTGCAGCCAGCGGCAAACCGATTCCTTATGAACGTCTGCTAGCTGTCCCCTATACCATTTACTGCAAAGAATACAGCCCTGAAACGGAAGTTTCCAACCGACGCCCGGTGGAAGAGGAATTCCTCGCTCCCGCATTCGGCAGAACAAGTCTGGATGAGCGTGAAGATCAAAACGGCTTTGACGGCGAGGACGCCTGGCAAATCGTTGAAAGCTGGGGTACATCGAATACACCCGCCATGGCCGAAAGTGGAGAAATTCATAGCTACGACGATATGGAAATTGAAGCCAACGATGATAATATGGGCTTCGTAGAGCCTTACGAAAGCTTTATAGCCACAGACATATATGGAAAAAATATATCTGTTGTCCGCAGTTCCATTTATCAGCGTTATCTGGATGATGGCGAGGGCGAGGGTCTGCTGGAGCCAGATACACACGAAGACGAAAGTTAA
- a CDS encoding DUF5665 domain-containing protein, which produces MTARSRRRQGRSHQGMNEGSTGAVVTDLGTADDQADQLSRVEKLVRSVSQQLERTRIADYALLLNKPWRLLWLNLISGLSRGLGIALGFTFFAATIIYVLQVLGALNLPIIGDYIADIVRIVQRQLELTTY; this is translated from the coding sequence ATGACCGCACGATCAAGGCGCAGACAGGGTAGAAGCCACCAAGGCATGAACGAAGGAAGTACGGGGGCTGTAGTCACAGATCTAGGTACAGCAGATGATCAGGCTGACCAGCTAAGCCGTGTAGAAAAGCTGGTACGTTCCGTGTCGCAGCAGCTGGAACGCACGCGCATTGCTGATTATGCCCTGTTGCTCAACAAGCCTTGGCGATTGCTATGGCTGAACTTAATATCAGGTCTGTCTCGGGGTCTCGGTATCGCGCTTGGTTTTACTTTTTTTGCGGCGACCATTATTTATGTGCTGCAAGTGCTGGGAGCGCTGAATTTGCCGATTATCGGTGATTATATTGCTGATATTGTAAGGATTGTGCAACGACAACTGGAGCTAACCACCTACTAG
- the ileS gene encoding isoleucine--tRNA ligase, whose protein sequence is MNRVDVKEKARSRDLRILSKWKQEDTFRKTITHREGKPNFVFYEGPPTANGKPHIGHMLGRVIKDFVGRYQTMKGYRVVRKAGWDTHGLPVELGVQKQLGISHKPEIEEYGVEKFIKKCKASVFEYEQQWRDLTEAIGYWTDLDHPYITLENNYIESVWNILATIHEKGLLYRGHRVSPYCPDCQTTLSSHEVAQGYKDVKDLSATAKFKLHSSGEYVLAWTTTPWTLPSHVALAVNPELEYARVKQEDGVYIVAKNLVEDVIKGDHEVIGTLSGSELVGQTYTPPFTYFQVEKGNQILGAKFVTDSSGTGIVHMAPAHGEDDYRVCRENGVGFINVVDLQGNYVKEITDFAGRFVKDCDVDIVKMLSEKGLLYSKEKYEHSYPFCWRCDTPLLYYAMDSWFIKTTAIKDQLIANNNEVEWYPGHIREGRFGKFLEELVDWNISRDRYWGTPLNIWVCEETGEQFAPHSIAELRERAIGDVPADIELHKPYVDEVKVRSKCGKYEMTRTPEVIDVWFDSGSMPFAQHHYPFENSETFEQQFPADMICEGIDQTRGWFYSLLAVSTMLTGKAPYKAVMATGHVLDEQGQKMSKSKGNVIDPWEVIDEYGTDAFRWALLSDSAPWNSKRFSKGIVGEAKSKLVDTLVNTHAFLTLYADIDGFDPAQHPFKPSAHKLDRWILSRLNSLILVVDKALAVNDFLNSSKAIESFVDELSNWYIRRSRDRFWGNGLTEDKLDAYRTLTEVLLTTAKLLAPFTPMLAEDIYLNLSNGESVHLDDYPTANEALIDLELERDMETARRVVELARNVRNETGLKTRQPLSELILSMDQDFELSGYEEIIKDEINVKNIHIETDDSGFVDFTLKLNLKVAGKKYGKNVGFLQNFFKGMSAEDTRSVVEKGVLNVVSPEGEELQVTAEELLVEKKAKEGFASASGYGLTVALNTDITPELEQEGWVREVVRAVQDYRKKLDLPIEKYVALTLDVDSELRQAIQNFDSVLRENVLVTTVTFGQAEPVERVEVNGKTIGVHIGE, encoded by the coding sequence ATGAACAGAGTAGATGTCAAAGAAAAGGCACGGTCCCGCGACCTGCGCATCCTGAGCAAATGGAAGCAGGAGGACACGTTCCGCAAAACCATCACGCATCGTGAGGGTAAGCCAAACTTTGTATTTTACGAAGGCCCGCCAACAGCTAACGGTAAACCGCATATCGGTCACATGCTGGGCCGTGTGATTAAGGATTTTGTTGGCCGTTACCAAACGATGAAGGGGTATCGTGTTGTACGTAAGGCGGGGTGGGATACCCATGGGCTGCCAGTAGAATTGGGTGTGCAGAAGCAATTGGGCATTTCCCATAAGCCCGAAATCGAAGAATATGGTGTGGAAAAGTTCATCAAAAAATGTAAAGCCAGCGTGTTTGAGTATGAGCAACAATGGCGTGACCTGACCGAAGCCATCGGATACTGGACAGATCTCGACCATCCATACATCACGCTGGAAAATAATTATATCGAGAGTGTGTGGAACATTCTGGCGACAATTCACGAAAAGGGTCTGCTTTATCGCGGTCATCGCGTGAGTCCGTATTGTCCGGATTGTCAGACAACGCTGAGTTCCCATGAAGTGGCACAGGGCTACAAAGACGTAAAAGACCTGAGCGCCACGGCCAAATTTAAGCTGCATAGCAGTGGTGAATATGTGCTGGCTTGGACAACAACACCTTGGACCCTGCCGAGTCACGTGGCGCTTGCTGTTAACCCTGAGCTGGAATACGCTCGTGTGAAACAGGAGGACGGTGTATACATCGTTGCCAAAAACCTCGTCGAAGACGTGATTAAAGGCGATCATGAAGTGATTGGCACATTGTCAGGCTCGGAACTGGTGGGTCAAACGTATACTCCGCCATTTACGTATTTCCAAGTCGAGAAGGGCAATCAGATTCTGGGTGCGAAGTTCGTAACGGACTCCAGTGGTACAGGTATTGTTCATATGGCTCCGGCGCATGGCGAGGATGATTATCGGGTATGCCGTGAAAATGGCGTTGGATTCATCAATGTGGTGGATCTCCAGGGTAACTACGTAAAGGAAATCACTGATTTTGCAGGCCGTTTTGTGAAGGACTGTGATGTGGATATTGTTAAAATGCTGTCGGAAAAAGGTTTGCTGTACAGTAAGGAGAAATACGAGCATAGCTACCCGTTCTGCTGGCGCTGTGACACCCCGCTGTTGTACTACGCCATGGACAGCTGGTTTATCAAAACAACCGCGATCAAGGATCAACTGATTGCCAACAATAACGAAGTTGAATGGTATCCGGGTCATATACGCGAAGGACGTTTCGGTAAGTTTTTGGAGGAATTGGTGGACTGGAACATCAGCCGTGACCGTTATTGGGGCACACCGCTGAACATCTGGGTTTGTGAGGAAACCGGAGAGCAGTTCGCTCCGCATAGTATTGCTGAATTGAGGGAACGTGCGATTGGCGATGTACCAGCGGACATTGAGCTGCACAAGCCATATGTGGATGAAGTCAAGGTTCGCAGTAAATGTGGCAAATACGAAATGACCCGTACACCGGAAGTGATCGACGTATGGTTCGATAGCGGCTCCATGCCTTTTGCCCAACATCATTATCCGTTTGAAAATAGTGAAACATTCGAGCAGCAATTCCCGGCTGACATGATCTGTGAAGGTATTGACCAGACTCGTGGCTGGTTTTACAGCTTGCTTGCTGTTTCGACCATGCTTACAGGGAAAGCTCCTTACAAAGCAGTTATGGCGACAGGTCACGTACTGGATGAGCAGGGGCAGAAAATGTCCAAGTCCAAGGGGAATGTGATTGATCCATGGGAAGTGATTGACGAGTACGGTACAGATGCTTTCCGTTGGGCTTTGTTGTCCGATAGTGCACCATGGAATAGCAAACGTTTTTCCAAAGGCATTGTAGGCGAAGCCAAATCGAAGCTGGTAGATACGCTCGTAAATACACACGCTTTCCTGACCTTGTATGCGGATATCGACGGTTTTGATCCGGCGCAGCATCCGTTCAAGCCATCGGCACACAAGCTGGATCGCTGGATTTTGTCCCGCCTCAACAGCTTGATTCTGGTGGTGGACAAAGCGCTGGCTGTGAACGATTTCCTGAACTCGTCCAAAGCGATTGAGTCGTTCGTGGATGAATTGAGCAATTGGTATATCCGCCGATCACGTGATCGGTTCTGGGGCAATGGCCTTACAGAAGATAAATTGGATGCGTACCGCACACTGACTGAGGTGTTGTTGACCACAGCGAAGCTGCTTGCGCCATTCACACCGATGCTGGCTGAGGATATTTACCTGAACCTGAGCAACGGGGAAAGCGTTCATCTGGATGATTATCCAACTGCAAATGAAGCCCTGATTGATCTGGAGCTGGAACGTGACATGGAGACGGCTCGCCGGGTTGTAGAACTGGCGCGCAATGTCCGTAACGAAACGGGGCTGAAAACGCGTCAGCCGTTATCCGAATTGATTTTGTCCATGGATCAGGATTTTGAGCTGAGTGGTTATGAGGAAATCATCAAGGATGAGATCAATGTGAAAAATATTCATATTGAGACGGACGATAGCGGTTTTGTAGACTTCACGCTGAAGCTCAATTTGAAGGTAGCGGGCAAGAAATACGGCAAAAATGTCGGCTTCCTGCAAAACTTTTTCAAAGGAATGTCTGCTGAAGACACCCGTTCGGTTGTGGAAAAAGGAGTGCTGAACGTGGTTTCTCCAGAAGGGGAAGAGTTACAGGTTACAGCGGAGGAATTGCTGGTGGAGAAAAAAGCGAAGGAAGGCTTTGCTTCCGCTTCCGGCTATGGTTTAACCGTAGCATTGAACACGGACATTACGCCTGAGCTGGAGCAAGAGGGCTGGGTACGTGAGGTTGTTCGTGCGGTGCAGGATTACCGTAAGAAGCTGGATCTGCCGATTGAGAAGTATGTGGCACTTACGCTGGATGTAGATAGTGAGCTACGTCAGGCGATTCAAAACTTCGATTCGGTATTGCGTGAGAACGTATTGGTAACGACGGTGACATTTGGTCAAGCTGAACCTGTGGAACGCGTAGAAGTGAACGGTAAAACGATCGGCGTGCATATTGGGGAATAA
- a CDS encoding DivIVA domain-containing protein, which translates to MPLTPLDIHNKEFARRLRGYDEDQVNEFLDQVIKDYEGVIRENKELSTQLLNVQEKLDHFSTIEDTLSKTIIVAQEAADEVRNNAKKESQLIVKEAEKNADRIVNEALSKSRKIALEVEELKKQASIYRARFRTLVEAQLDLLSQDGWEALENREREVLEREREMKEIY; encoded by the coding sequence ATGCCATTAACGCCATTGGATATACATAACAAGGAATTTGCCCGCCGGCTTCGCGGTTATGACGAAGATCAGGTCAATGAATTTTTGGATCAGGTGATCAAGGATTACGAGGGCGTCATCCGTGAAAATAAAGAACTGAGTACACAGCTGTTGAATGTTCAGGAGAAGCTTGATCATTTTTCGACCATTGAGGATACGCTGAGTAAGACGATTATCGTGGCGCAAGAAGCGGCTGATGAAGTCCGTAACAACGCCAAGAAAGAATCGCAGCTCATCGTGAAGGAAGCGGAAAAAAATGCGGACCGTATTGTGAATGAGGCGTTATCCAAATCCCGCAAAATTGCGTTGGAGGTCGAAGAGCTGAAGAAGCAGGCTTCGATTTACCGGGCACGTTTTCGTACATTGGTGGAGGCACAGCTTGACTTGTTAAGTCAGGACGGATGGGAAGCGCTTGAAAATCGTGAACGCGAAGTGCTGGAGCGCGAGCGTGAAATGAAAGAGATTTATTAA
- a CDS encoding RNA-binding protein, translated as MRTEIYEHFHPDEREYVDRASEWISHAGAYHEQKLTDFLDPRQLYILETLASKEDKVTIRVDGGYEASERKRALIAPDYSYVDGENMGIQVLSVTSDDHKISTLEHGDYLGAILGLGIKRGKIGDIHVLDDGCHVLVASEISDFITMHLQQVHRVHVWTELLPPENLRTKDVALEPLDLTVASLRLDGIASDVYKLSRSKILTPIRAGRCRVNWKVEENPSTSLKAGDVISMQGFGRFKVLETDGMTKKGRFRVKIGKFI; from the coding sequence ATGCGAACTGAGATTTATGAGCATTTTCACCCGGATGAACGGGAATATGTGGATCGCGCTTCCGAATGGATCAGTCATGCGGGGGCTTATCATGAGCAGAAGCTGACTGATTTTTTGGACCCGCGTCAACTGTACATATTGGAGACGCTTGCTTCGAAGGAAGACAAGGTCACGATTAGGGTAGATGGCGGTTATGAGGCATCGGAACGAAAGCGGGCGCTAATAGCGCCCGATTATTCGTATGTGGACGGAGAGAATATGGGTATTCAGGTTCTTTCCGTCACGTCCGATGATCATAAAATTAGCACGCTGGAGCACGGGGATTATCTGGGTGCAATATTAGGACTTGGAATCAAGCGTGGAAAAATAGGGGATATTCATGTGCTGGACGATGGGTGCCATGTATTGGTGGCTTCTGAGATCAGCGATTTTATTACGATGCATTTACAGCAGGTTCATCGTGTTCATGTGTGGACAGAACTGTTGCCTCCAGAAAATCTGCGGACGAAGGATGTTGCATTGGAGCCGCTGGACCTGACGGTGGCTTCTTTGCGTCTGGATGGCATCGCCAGTGATGTGTACAAGCTGAGCCGCAGCAAGATTTTAACACCGATTCGGGCCGGACGGTGCCGGGTGAATTGGAAGGTGGAGGAGAATCCATCTACTTCACTTAAAGCGGGGGACGTTATTTCCATGCAGGGATTTGGGCGTTTCAAAGTGCTGGAAACAGACGGTATGACAAAAAAAGGACGATTCCGTGTCAAAATTGGCAAGTTTATATAG
- a CDS encoding YggT family protein, translating to MIEVIGWLFQIYSYMIIAYVLMSWLPNARESVIGDLLAKFVEPYLSPFRRFIPPIFGMIDISPIVALIALRFASYGLMSLISNFV from the coding sequence TTGATCGAGGTAATCGGTTGGCTATTTCAGATTTATTCTTACATGATCATTGCATATGTCCTGATGTCATGGCTTCCTAATGCAAGAGAAAGTGTAATCGGTGATTTACTTGCCAAGTTTGTGGAGCCGTATTTGTCTCCTTTTCGCAGATTTATACCGCCAATCTTCGGGATGATTGATATTTCACCCATCGTTGCGCTGATTGCTCTGCGTTTTGCGTCGTACGGTTTGATGTCTTTAATTAGCAATTTCGTCTAG
- a CDS encoding cell division protein SepF: protein MGVMNKFMNFLGLQEEEEVVEREVMNTPEDQEIETPSFDKRKNQKGNNVVSIHSQKNVKVVLYEPRSYDEAQEIADHIRSHRTVVVNLQRIRKDQALRIIDFLSGTVYALGGGISKIGNNIFLCTPDTVEIQGSITEILADTEQELNRMR, encoded by the coding sequence TTGGGCGTAATGAATAAGTTCATGAACTTCCTGGGACTTCAGGAAGAAGAGGAAGTTGTAGAGCGAGAGGTTATGAATACGCCGGAAGATCAAGAAATTGAAACCCCAAGCTTTGATAAACGTAAGAACCAGAAGGGCAATAATGTTGTCAGCATCCATTCACAGAAAAATGTGAAAGTTGTCCTGTATGAGCCGCGTTCTTATGATGAAGCACAGGAAATTGCCGACCACATTCGTTCCCATCGTACCGTCGTGGTCAATCTGCAACGAATCCGCAAGGATCAGGCGCTGCGCATCATTGATTTTTTAAGTGGTACTGTATATGCATTGGGCGGGGGTATTTCCAAGATAGGCAACAATATTTTCCTGTGTACACCGGATACGGTTGAAATTCAAGGCTCCATTACGGAAATACTAGCTGACACTGAACAAGAACTTAACAGAATGAGGTGA
- a CDS encoding YggS family pyridoxal phosphate-dependent enzyme produces the protein MSLEERIEEVNARVEAACARSGRSREEINVIAVTKYVSAAAMASVLDSGLEHVGENRWQDAADKWSKLGDRGTWHFIGHLQTNKVKDVIGKFGFIHSLDRLSLAQELDKKAATLGLRIKAFVQVNISGETSKYGLSSEAVVPFLKQIRDLEHVDVIGLMTMAPHEEDPENTRPVFRGLRELRDALNGQALTREPIVHLSMGMSNDFEVAVEEGATWLRLGSVLVGREEDFHWA, from the coding sequence GTGTCTTTGGAGGAACGAATTGAAGAAGTGAACGCTCGTGTTGAAGCGGCATGTGCCCGCAGCGGACGTTCGCGTGAAGAAATAAATGTGATTGCTGTCACGAAATATGTTTCGGCAGCGGCGATGGCATCTGTATTGGACAGTGGCTTGGAGCATGTTGGCGAAAATCGCTGGCAGGATGCTGCGGATAAATGGAGCAAGCTGGGTGACAGGGGAACATGGCATTTTATCGGTCATCTGCAAACCAATAAGGTTAAAGATGTTATTGGAAAATTTGGATTTATACATTCGCTTGACCGGTTGTCGCTGGCTCAGGAATTGGACAAGAAGGCGGCTACTCTTGGACTAAGGATCAAAGCCTTTGTGCAAGTTAACATTTCAGGGGAAACTTCGAAATATGGTCTTTCTTCCGAGGCGGTGGTACCTTTTCTGAAACAAATTCGCGATCTGGAGCATGTAGACGTGATCGGCTTGATGACGATGGCTCCCCATGAGGAAGACCCGGAGAATACCCGGCCTGTATTTCGGGGACTACGTGAATTACGTGATGCGTTAAATGGACAAGCTTTAACGAGAGAACCTATTGTTCACCTGTCGATGGGCATGTCTAATGATTTTGAGGTGGCGGTTGAAGAAGGAGCGACCTGGTTACGGCTTGGTTCTGTACTGGTCGGACGAGAGGAGGATTTCCATTGGGCGTAA